The following are from one region of the Rhizobacter sp. AJA081-3 genome:
- a CDS encoding sensor histidine kinase, giving the protein MARSKVAFSLFWRTFFLLALLLVGGVFAWTQTFRALEFEPRAVQAAQQIASLVNLGRTALQASDTINRVALIKTMSKQESVRLAPREPGDKWEPFEVDRFSKAIAAELRAQLGPDTVVASSVNKQQGLWVGFTIDKDPYWLQADASRVAAITWSTLGLWGGIAVLASIFGSALIARAINRPLQELSFAASRIREGEFDSVLDENTMTSEIRQVNMGFNRMARELAKVEEDRAVMLAGISHDLRTPLARLRLEAEMSVTDEEAKRNMASDIDQLDAIIDKFMDYARPGEVKLVPVHLSSLVDREMAAFRDTSQIRITARVAIDTKVMADETELGRVLQNLFENARRYGRSTDTGIAKVVVTYARTGPWVILSVRDHGPGVDPRKLGQLTTPFFRGDAARTAATGAGLGLAIVEKAVQRMGGSFEIANAPDGGLVAHIRMKKAP; this is encoded by the coding sequence ATGGCCCGCAGCAAAGTCGCCTTCAGCCTGTTCTGGCGCACCTTCTTCCTGCTGGCCCTGCTGCTGGTGGGCGGCGTGTTCGCCTGGACGCAGACCTTCCGCGCGCTCGAGTTCGAGCCGCGTGCCGTGCAAGCGGCGCAGCAGATCGCCAGCCTGGTGAACCTCGGGCGCACGGCGCTCCAGGCCAGCGACACGATCAACCGCGTGGCGCTGATCAAGACCATGTCGAAGCAGGAGTCGGTGCGCCTGGCGCCGCGCGAGCCCGGCGACAAGTGGGAGCCCTTCGAGGTGGACCGCTTCTCCAAGGCAATCGCCGCCGAGCTGCGTGCGCAGCTCGGGCCCGACACGGTGGTGGCCAGCTCGGTCAACAAGCAGCAGGGCCTGTGGGTCGGCTTCACGATCGACAAGGACCCGTACTGGCTGCAGGCCGACGCCTCGCGCGTGGCCGCCATCACCTGGAGCACGCTCGGCCTGTGGGGCGGCATCGCGGTGCTGGCCTCGATCTTCGGCTCGGCGCTGATCGCCCGCGCGATCAACCGGCCGCTGCAGGAACTGTCGTTCGCCGCCAGCCGCATCCGCGAGGGCGAGTTCGATTCGGTGCTCGACGAGAACACCATGACCAGCGAGATCCGCCAGGTCAACATGGGCTTCAACCGCATGGCGCGCGAGCTCGCCAAGGTGGAGGAAGACCGCGCCGTGATGCTCGCCGGCATCTCGCACGACCTGCGCACGCCGCTGGCGCGCTTGCGCCTGGAGGCGGAGATGAGCGTCACCGACGAGGAGGCCAAGCGCAACATGGCCTCCGACATCGACCAGCTCGACGCCATCATCGACAAGTTCATGGACTACGCGCGCCCCGGCGAGGTGAAGCTGGTGCCGGTGCACCTGTCCAGCCTGGTCGACCGCGAGATGGCGGCCTTCCGCGACACCAGCCAGATCCGCATCACCGCGCGCGTGGCGATCGACACCAAGGTGATGGCCGACGAGACCGAACTCGGCCGCGTGCTGCAGAACCTGTTCGAGAACGCGCGCCGCTACGGCCGCAGCACCGACACCGGCATCGCCAAGGTGGTGGTGACCTACGCGCGCACCGGGCCCTGGGTGATCCTCAGCGTGCGAGACCACGGCCCCGGCGTCGACCCGCGCAAGCTCGGCCAGCTCACCACGCCCTTCTTCCGCGGCGACGCGGCGCGCACCGCAGCCACCGGTGCCGGGCTGGGCCTGGCCATCGTCGAGAAGGCGGTGCAGCGCATGGGCGGCAGCTTCGAGATCGCCAATGCGCCCGATGGCGGGCTGGTCGCCCACATCCGCATGAAGAAGGCACCCTGA
- the phaR gene encoding polyhydroxyalkanoate synthesis repressor PhaR gives MQPDEVALRVLKKYPNRRLYDTQTSSYITLTDVKQMVLSGESFVVRDAKSGEDLTRSILLQIILEEETGGVPIFSTQMLSQIIRFYGHAMQGMMGSYLEKNLQTFTDIQARIAEQSKGLYDPKAMNPELWAQFLQGQAPVVQGLMGNYLEQSKSMFLQMQEQMAKQAETLFPGMAGFVPPKR, from the coding sequence ATGCAGCCCGACGAGGTCGCCCTGCGCGTGCTCAAGAAGTACCCGAACCGGCGCCTGTACGACACGCAGACGAGCAGCTACATCACGCTGACCGACGTCAAGCAGATGGTGCTGTCGGGCGAGTCGTTCGTCGTGCGCGATGCCAAGAGCGGCGAGGACCTGACGCGCAGCATCCTGCTGCAGATCATCCTGGAAGAAGAGACCGGCGGCGTGCCGATCTTCTCGACGCAGATGCTGTCGCAGATCATCCGCTTCTACGGCCATGCCATGCAGGGCATGATGGGCTCGTACCTCGAGAAGAACCTGCAGACCTTCACCGACATCCAGGCGCGCATCGCCGAGCAGTCCAAGGGCCTGTACGACCCGAAGGCGATGAACCCCGAGTTGTGGGCCCAGTTCCTCCAGGGCCAGGCGCCGGTGGTTCAGGGCCTGATGGGCAACTACCTCGAGCAGTCCAAGAGCATGTTCCTGCAGATGCAGGAGCAGATGGCCAAGCAGGCCGAGACGCTGTTCCCGGGCATGGCCGGCTTCGTTCCGCCCAAGCGCTGA
- a CDS encoding bifunctional (p)ppGpp synthetase/guanosine-3',5'-bis(diphosphate) 3'-pyrophosphohydrolase: MKTSLRDAREQAAPIVQLAEVAEGADAANSSSALPAGADADLAPLERARAFAEPLLTGRVLDTGEDAAGHAEGVAAILQGIGAAPSMRAAAYLVYAGDYLQKPEEVVAKAFGESYAGLVSHTRRLVQIQRAAREAQVGPGQRAEQTERVRKMLLAFSRDLRVVLLRLASRLQTLRWFAATKRACPRALAEESMQVFAPLANRLGIWQIKWEIEDLSFRFLEPEAYRQVAQLLDEKRVEREQGVEAFRIELGDELAVAGLKAEVQGRPKHLYSIWKKMRGKGLDFARVFDVRAMRVIVADVPSCYAVLGRVHERYQVVPGEFDDYIAKPKPNGYQSLHTVVLDAEGRAVEVQIRTRAMHEHAEHGVAAHWAYKEAGAKGYAGVSAGGDFDAQIAEARKAVLRQLLAWERDFVEQGAPAGEGVFDDRIYVFTPQAAVVELPAGATPIDFAYVLHTDLGHRCRGAKVDGAMVPLNTPLKSGQTVEVTALKEGGPSLDWLNGELGFLQSPRSKAKVRAWFNALAMRDTIARGREAVEKLLQREGRTAMKLDDLASQLGFRNADALFEVVGKDEFSLRNIESLLRPAEPPRSVEEEIVARHVRAPGHAPQGGVLVVGVESLLTSLARCCRPAPPDGIGGYVTRGKGVAIHRADCSNFRQMAARSPERVIAVAWGEPRGDRAAVYPVDVVVEAGDRQGLLRDITEVFAKEKMNVTGVKTQTIKDARGGTAWMTFTVELGDASRLAHVLGLVSRVPGVRAARRK; encoded by the coding sequence ATGAAGACGAGCCTTCGGGACGCCCGCGAACAGGCGGCGCCCATCGTTCAACTGGCCGAGGTGGCCGAAGGTGCCGACGCGGCGAACTCATCGTCGGCCCTGCCGGCCGGGGCGGACGCCGACCTGGCGCCGCTGGAGCGTGCCCGGGCCTTTGCCGAGCCGCTGCTCACCGGCCGCGTGCTCGACACCGGCGAAGACGCGGCCGGCCATGCCGAGGGCGTGGCGGCCATCCTGCAGGGCATCGGCGCGGCGCCTTCGATGCGCGCCGCGGCCTACCTCGTCTACGCCGGCGACTACCTGCAGAAGCCCGAGGAGGTGGTCGCCAAGGCCTTCGGCGAGTCCTACGCCGGGCTGGTGAGCCACACGCGGCGGCTGGTGCAGATCCAGCGCGCCGCGCGCGAGGCGCAGGTCGGCCCCGGGCAACGCGCCGAGCAGACCGAGCGCGTGCGCAAGATGCTGCTCGCCTTCTCGCGCGACCTGCGCGTGGTGCTGCTGCGCCTGGCCTCACGGCTGCAGACCTTGCGCTGGTTCGCGGCCACCAAGCGGGCATGCCCGCGTGCGCTGGCCGAGGAGTCGATGCAGGTGTTCGCGCCGCTGGCCAACCGGCTGGGCATCTGGCAGATCAAGTGGGAGATCGAGGACCTGTCCTTCCGCTTCCTCGAACCCGAGGCGTATCGGCAGGTGGCGCAGTTGCTCGACGAAAAGCGTGTCGAGCGGGAGCAGGGCGTCGAAGCGTTTCGCATCGAACTCGGCGACGAGCTCGCCGTGGCCGGGCTGAAGGCCGAGGTGCAAGGTCGGCCCAAGCACCTGTACAGCATCTGGAAAAAGATGCGCGGCAAGGGACTGGACTTTGCACGTGTGTTCGACGTTCGCGCGATGCGCGTCATCGTGGCCGACGTGCCGAGCTGCTACGCCGTGCTCGGCCGCGTGCACGAGCGCTACCAGGTGGTGCCGGGCGAGTTCGATGACTACATCGCCAAGCCCAAGCCGAACGGCTACCAGTCGCTGCACACCGTGGTGCTCGACGCCGAAGGGCGCGCGGTGGAAGTACAGATCCGCACGCGTGCGATGCACGAGCATGCCGAGCATGGCGTGGCCGCGCACTGGGCCTACAAGGAGGCCGGTGCGAAGGGTTATGCCGGCGTCAGCGCCGGGGGCGACTTCGACGCGCAGATCGCCGAGGCGCGCAAGGCCGTGCTGCGCCAGTTGCTGGCCTGGGAACGCGACTTCGTCGAGCAAGGCGCGCCTGCGGGTGAGGGCGTCTTCGACGACCGCATCTACGTCTTCACACCGCAGGCCGCGGTGGTGGAGTTGCCGGCGGGCGCCACGCCGATCGACTTCGCCTACGTGCTGCACACCGACCTGGGCCACCGCTGCCGCGGCGCCAAGGTCGACGGTGCGATGGTGCCGCTGAACACGCCGCTGAAGAGCGGGCAGACCGTCGAGGTCACGGCGCTCAAGGAAGGCGGCCCCTCGCTCGACTGGCTCAACGGCGAGCTCGGCTTCCTGCAGAGCCCGCGAAGCAAGGCGAAGGTGCGCGCCTGGTTCAATGCGCTGGCGATGCGCGACACGATCGCGCGCGGCCGCGAGGCGGTCGAGAAGCTGCTTCAGCGCGAGGGCCGCACGGCGATGAAGCTCGACGACCTGGCGTCGCAGCTGGGCTTCCGCAATGCCGATGCGCTTTTCGAGGTGGTCGGCAAGGACGAGTTCTCGTTGCGCAACATCGAGAGCCTGCTGCGCCCGGCCGAGCCGCCGCGCAGCGTGGAAGAGGAGATCGTCGCCCGCCACGTGCGCGCGCCGGGCCACGCGCCGCAGGGCGGCGTGCTGGTGGTGGGTGTCGAGTCGCTGCTGACCAGCCTGGCGCGCTGCTGCCGGCCGGCGCCGCCCGACGGCATCGGCGGCTACGTGACGCGCGGCAAGGGTGTCGCGATCCACCGTGCCGATTGCAGCAACTTCCGTCAGATGGCCGCGCGCTCGCCGGAGCGCGTGATCGCGGTGGCCTGGGGCGAGCCGCGTGGCGACCGGGCGGCCGTCTACCCGGTCGACGTGGTGGTCGAGGCCGGCGATCGCCAGGGACTTCTGCGCGACATCACCGAGGTCTTCGCCAAGGAGAAGATGAACGTCACCGGTGTGAAGACGCAGACGATCAAGGACGCGCGCGGCGGAACCGCCTGGATGACCTTCACGGTGGAGCTGGGCGATGCCTCGCGGCTGGCCCACGTGCTGGGGCTGGTGTCGCGCGTGCCGGGCGTACGTGCCGCGCGGCGCAAGTAG
- a CDS encoding 3-hydroxybutyrate dehydrogenase, whose protein sequence is MLKGKIALVTGSTSGIGLGIACRLAAQGAHVVLNGFGDAEGPKAEVAAAGKAHGVRVGYHGADMSKPAEIEAMMAYAAKEFGGVDILVNNAGIQHVANVEDFPIEKWDAIIAINLSSAFHAMRLAIPAMRKKNWGRIINIASAHGLVASAQKSAYVAAKHGIVGLTKASALELATTGVTVNAICPGWVLTPLVQKQVDARAAKDGVDNEEAKRRLLAEKQPSLQFTTPEELGELAVFLCSAAANNVKGQAWAVDGGWTAQ, encoded by the coding sequence ATGTTGAAAGGCAAGATCGCCCTCGTCACCGGCTCCACCAGCGGCATCGGCCTGGGCATCGCATGCCGTCTGGCCGCGCAAGGCGCCCACGTGGTGCTCAACGGCTTCGGCGACGCCGAGGGCCCGAAGGCCGAGGTGGCCGCGGCCGGCAAGGCACACGGCGTGCGCGTCGGCTACCACGGCGCCGACATGAGCAAGCCGGCGGAAATCGAGGCGATGATGGCCTATGCCGCGAAGGAATTCGGCGGCGTGGACATCCTCGTCAACAACGCCGGCATTCAGCACGTGGCCAACGTCGAGGACTTCCCGATCGAGAAGTGGGACGCGATCATCGCCATCAACCTCAGCTCGGCCTTCCATGCGATGCGGCTGGCGATCCCGGCCATGCGCAAGAAGAACTGGGGCCGCATCATCAACATCGCCTCGGCGCACGGCCTGGTGGCCTCGGCGCAGAAGTCGGCCTACGTGGCCGCCAAGCACGGCATCGTCGGCCTGACCAAAGCCAGCGCACTGGAGCTGGCCACCACCGGCGTCACCGTCAACGCGATCTGCCCGGGCTGGGTGCTGACGCCGCTGGTGCAGAAGCAGGTCGATGCACGGGCCGCGAAGGACGGCGTAGACAACGAAGAAGCCAAGCGGCGACTGCTCGCCGAGAAGCAGCCCTCGCTGCAATTCACCACGCCGGAGGAGCTGGGCGAGCTGGCCGTGTTCCTGTGCTCGGCCGCGGCCAACAACGTCAAGGGCCAGGCCTGGGCCGTCGACGGCGGCTGGACGGCCCAGTGA
- the ompR gene encoding two-component system response regulator OmpR encodes MSPNPNQRPDRIVVVDDDARIRDLLRRYLTQEGFEVLLAEDSKALNRVLTRETVDLIVLDLMLPGEDGLSICRRLRAANDVTPIIMLTAKVEDVDRIVGLEVGADDYLPKPFNPRELLARIHAVLRRRPTLEAPGAPAKEAQTVTFGPFEFDLALRRLTKDGEQIALTTGEFSMLKALVRHPRQPLSRDKLAQLARGREFEPFDRSLDVQISRLRKMIEPDPAQPRYIQTVWGVGYVFVPDGTA; translated from the coding sequence ATGTCACCCAATCCCAACCAGCGTCCTGACCGCATCGTGGTCGTCGACGACGACGCGCGGATCCGCGACCTGCTGCGCCGCTACCTCACGCAGGAGGGTTTCGAGGTGCTGCTCGCCGAGGACTCGAAGGCGCTGAACCGCGTTCTGACCCGCGAGACCGTCGACCTGATCGTGCTCGACCTGATGCTGCCCGGCGAAGACGGCCTGTCGATCTGCCGGCGCCTGCGCGCGGCCAACGACGTGACGCCGATCATCATGCTGACCGCCAAGGTGGAAGACGTCGACCGCATCGTCGGCCTGGAAGTCGGCGCCGACGACTACCTGCCCAAGCCCTTCAACCCGCGCGAGCTGCTGGCGCGCATCCACGCCGTGCTGCGCCGCCGCCCGACGCTCGAAGCCCCGGGCGCGCCGGCCAAGGAGGCGCAGACCGTCACCTTCGGCCCCTTCGAGTTCGACCTGGCGCTGCGCCGCCTGACCAAGGACGGCGAACAGATCGCGCTGACCACCGGCGAGTTTTCCATGCTCAAGGCGCTGGTGCGCCACCCGCGCCAGCCGCTGTCGCGCGACAAGCTCGCGCAACTGGCGCGCGGCCGCGAGTTCGAACCCTTCGACCGCAGCCTGGACGTGCAGATCTCGCGCCTGCGCAAGATGATCGAGCCCGACCCGGCGCAGCCGCGCTACATCCAGACCGTCTGGGGCGTGGGCTACGTGTTCGTGCCGGACGGCACGGCGTGA
- the ispF gene encoding 2-C-methyl-D-erythritol 2,4-cyclodiphosphate synthase has protein sequence MNQPNIRIGEGWDSHRLVPDRPLVLGGVTIPHTHGLFGHSDADALCHAITDALFGAAAMGDIGHHFPDTDERFRGADSLALLAEAGRRVLQAGWQVVNIDSTIVAEAPKMAPHILAMRQRIAQALVIKVDQVSVKAKTAEKMGPVGEGQSIEARAICMLYTLRRPVPTV, from the coding sequence ATGAACCAGCCCAACATCCGCATCGGCGAAGGCTGGGACAGCCACCGGCTGGTGCCCGACCGGCCGCTCGTCCTCGGTGGCGTGACGATTCCGCACACGCACGGTCTGTTCGGCCACTCCGACGCCGACGCGCTGTGCCATGCGATCACCGACGCGCTGTTCGGCGCGGCGGCGATGGGCGACATCGGCCACCACTTCCCGGACACCGATGAGCGATTTCGCGGTGCCGATTCGCTGGCGCTGCTCGCCGAGGCGGGCCGCCGCGTGCTGCAGGCCGGCTGGCAGGTGGTCAACATCGACAGCACCATCGTCGCCGAGGCGCCGAAGATGGCGCCGCACATCCTGGCGATGCGCCAGCGCATCGCGCAGGCGCTGGTGATCAAGGTCGATCAGGTCAGCGTGAAGGCGAAGACGGCCGAAAAGATGGGGCCGGTGGGTGAAGGCCAATCGATCGAGGCCCGCGCGATCTGCATGCTCTACACACTGCGCCGGCCGGTTCCGACGGTCTGA
- a CDS encoding alpha/beta fold hydrolase, whose translation MTEPRLDSVQCLGARGLHRMAYCEWGDPANPRVLVCVHGLARQGRDFDTLAQALSGHYRVVCPDVVGRGRSDWLAEPSGYQIPAYVADMVTLLARLNADEVHWVGTSMGGLIGLGLSALPQSPVRKLVLNDVGPTLEAAALQRIGAYLGQPLRWASVDEAADYLWSISASFGPHSREQWLALTRPMLKPDGDGFKLHYDPAIAAPLRAVTPEMARAGEAMLWASYDALRCPTMLLRGADSDLLSSATAQAMTQRGPKARLHEFAGVGHAPTLIAPGQIDVVREFLLAP comes from the coding sequence ATGACTGAACCGCGCCTCGACTCCGTGCAGTGCCTCGGCGCCCGTGGCCTGCACCGCATGGCGTACTGCGAGTGGGGCGACCCCGCCAACCCGCGCGTGCTGGTGTGCGTGCACGGCCTGGCGCGCCAGGGGCGCGACTTCGACACGCTGGCGCAGGCGCTGAGCGGGCACTACCGCGTGGTCTGCCCCGACGTGGTCGGCCGCGGCCGCTCCGACTGGCTGGCCGAGCCATCCGGCTACCAGATTCCCGCCTACGTGGCCGACATGGTGACGCTGCTGGCGCGTCTGAATGCCGACGAAGTGCACTGGGTCGGTACCTCCATGGGCGGGCTCATCGGCCTGGGCCTGTCCGCATTGCCGCAATCGCCCGTGCGCAAGCTGGTGCTCAACGACGTCGGCCCGACCCTCGAGGCGGCGGCGCTGCAGCGCATCGGCGCCTACCTCGGGCAGCCGCTGCGCTGGGCCAGCGTGGACGAGGCGGCCGACTACCTGTGGAGCATCTCGGCGAGCTTCGGCCCGCACAGCCGCGAGCAGTGGCTCGCGCTGACGCGGCCGATGCTCAAGCCCGACGGCGACGGTTTCAAGCTGCACTACGACCCGGCCATCGCCGCGCCGCTGCGCGCCGTCACGCCCGAGATGGCGAGGGCCGGCGAGGCGATGCTGTGGGCGAGCTACGACGCGCTGCGCTGCCCGACGATGCTGCTGCGCGGCGCCGACTCCGACCTGCTGTCCTCCGCGACCGCACAGGCGATGACCCAGCGCGGCCCCAAGGCCCGGCTGCACGAGTTCGCCGGTGTCGGCCACGCGCCGACGCTGATCGCGCCGGGGCAGATCGACGTGGTGCGGGAGTTCCTGCTGGCGCCATGA
- the ispD gene encoding 2-C-methyl-D-erythritol 4-phosphate cytidylyltransferase, with amino-acid sequence MTDASSPRCFALLPCAGVGARSGAAMPKQYVEIAGSAMVAHTLAALARVPRLAATLAVLSPDDDQFESHVPGFTGARGWVCRRGGAQRADTVAQGLEELLERGALPHDWVLVHDAARCLVRPEWVDRLIDACLGDAVGGLLALPVADTLKQAEGGRVAATLSRVDKWSAQTPQMFRLGMLREALRAAGTAVTDDSSAIEAQGLRPLLVEGDSENLKVTWPSDFMLAERVLAARAKGTP; translated from the coding sequence ATGACCGACGCCTCTTCACCGCGCTGTTTCGCCCTGCTGCCTTGTGCCGGCGTGGGTGCGCGTTCGGGGGCGGCGATGCCCAAGCAGTACGTCGAGATCGCCGGGAGCGCGATGGTGGCGCACACGCTGGCGGCCTTGGCGCGGGTGCCGCGACTGGCGGCCACGCTGGCGGTGCTGTCGCCCGACGACGACCAATTCGAGTCGCACGTGCCGGGCTTCACCGGCGCACGCGGCTGGGTGTGCCGGCGCGGCGGTGCGCAGCGTGCCGACACGGTGGCGCAGGGGCTGGAAGAACTGCTCGAACGCGGCGCCTTGCCGCATGACTGGGTGCTGGTGCACGACGCGGCGCGCTGCCTCGTTCGCCCCGAGTGGGTCGACCGGCTGATCGACGCCTGCCTGGGTGATGCGGTGGGCGGCCTGCTCGCGCTGCCGGTGGCCGACACGCTCAAGCAGGCCGAAGGCGGCCGCGTGGCCGCGACGCTCAGCCGCGTCGACAAGTGGTCGGCGCAGACGCCGCAGATGTTCCGCCTGGGGATGCTGCGCGAGGCCTTGCGCGCTGCCGGCACGGCGGTGACGGACGATTCGAGCGCCATCGAGGCGCAGGGGCTGCGGCCGCTGCTCGTCGAGGGCGACAGCGAGAACCTGAAGGTCACCTGGCCTTCCGACTTCATGCTCGCCGAGCGGGTGCTCGCCGCGCGGGCCAAGGGGACACCATGA
- a CDS encoding SIMPL domain-containing protein (The SIMPL domain is named for its presence in mouse protein SIMPL (signalling molecule that associates with mouse pelle-like kinase). Bacterial member BP26, from Brucella, was shown to assemble into a channel-like structure, while YggE from E. coli has been associated with resistance to oxidative stress.) — translation MRSRPFVPFLVAAAALSGTAGAETPALQGVVSLSSSASVEVTKDLLNVVMTTTRARADAAAVQSQLKQALDAALAEARKVAKPGQLEVQTGNFSLYPRYAAKGGINGWQGSAELVIEGKDMPAIGQLTGRIGTMTIGRVGYGVSRELREKVEGEVTAQAIARYRAKAADYAKQFGYAGYAIREVSVGGSEPQMYSPAPMLRAKTMSASADEALPVEAGKATIVVNVNGSVQLTR, via the coding sequence ATGCGCTCACGTCCTTTCGTTCCTTTCCTGGTGGCTGCGGCAGCACTGTCCGGCACCGCCGGTGCCGAAACGCCTGCGCTGCAGGGCGTGGTGTCGCTGTCGTCCAGCGCGAGCGTCGAGGTCACCAAGGACCTGCTCAACGTCGTCATGACGACCACCCGCGCGAGGGCGGACGCCGCCGCCGTGCAGAGCCAGCTCAAGCAGGCGCTCGATGCCGCGCTGGCCGAGGCGCGCAAGGTCGCCAAGCCCGGGCAGCTCGAAGTGCAGACCGGCAACTTCTCGCTCTACCCGCGCTACGCTGCCAAGGGTGGCATCAACGGCTGGCAAGGGTCGGCCGAGCTGGTGATCGAGGGCAAGGACATGCCGGCCATCGGCCAGCTCACCGGCCGCATCGGCACGATGACCATCGGCCGCGTCGGCTACGGTGTGTCGCGCGAACTTCGCGAGAAGGTCGAGGGCGAGGTCACCGCCCAGGCCATCGCCCGCTACCGCGCCAAGGCGGCCGACTATGCAAAGCAGTTCGGCTATGCCGGCTACGCGATCCGCGAGGTCAGCGTGGGCGGCTCGGAGCCACAGATGTATTCACCGGCGCCGATGCTGCGCGCCAAGACCATGTCGGCCTCGGCCGACGAAGCCCTGCCGGTGGAAGCCGGCAAGGCGACGATCGTGGTGAACGTGAACGGCTCGGTTCAACTCACCCGCTGA